The following proteins come from a genomic window of Nothobranchius furzeri strain GRZ-AD chromosome 1, NfurGRZ-RIMD1, whole genome shotgun sequence:
- the LOC107383164 gene encoding fish-egg lectin, with protein MEAVATFLLVLIYLSNCRGWTCTAPPQQPSAAQIDAGQGQVVLTDSSSNVFFLSGSTWSKLGSVPLKHVTVGPAGIWGVDSSNKIYKFVGGDFVSVHGLLQQVDAGGNKQIVGVNSGNNIYCLKTSITSAYSQTGSVDWTGFDGALKYFSCGPNGCWGVNSADNIYVSIVNPSTCGKTSWTLVPGAAKMVEVGTDGSVFVVNAVGQVFQRTGITEYLPQGMNWAQLPICLPVKHVSYDLERLWVLTEIGLILKCRQ; from the exons ATGGAAGCTGTTGCAACCTTCTTGCTTGTGCTGATTTACCTGTCTAACTGTCGTG GATGGACCTGCACAGCCCCCCCACAACAGCCTTCTGCTGCACAGATTGATGCTGGACAAGGACAAGTGGTGCTGACAGACAGCTCATCAAACGTGTTCTTCCTGAGTGGATCAACTTGGTCCAAACTGGGCTCTGTTCCTCTTAAACACGTCACAGTCGGACCTGCAGGAATCTGGGGAGTCGACTCCTCAAACAAGATCTACAAGTTTGTAGGAGGAGACTTTGTTTCTGTTCATG GTTTATTACAGCAGGTGGATGCTGGAGGTAATAAACAGATAGTGGGAGTGAACAGTGGAAACAACATCTACTGCCTGAAAACTAGCATCACCTCAGCTTATTCACAAACTGGTTCAGTGGACTGGACAGGCTTTGATGGGGCATTGAAGTATTTCAGCTGTGGACCAAATGGATGCTGGGGAGTGAACTCCGCTGATAACATCTATGTTTCT ATAGTTAATCCATCTACCTGTGGTAAGACTAGTTGGACACTAGTGCCAGGAGCTGCAAAAATGGTTGAAGTTGGGACTGATGGGAGTGTCTTTGTGGTCAATGCAGTTGGTCAAGTCTTCCAAAG AACTGGCATCACTGAATATCTTCCACAGGGTATGAATTGGGCTCAGCTTCCAATTTGTCTGCCTGTCAAACATGTCAGCTACGACCTGGAACGCCTGTGGGTTCTGACGGAGATTGGTTTGATCCTGAAGTGTCGGCAGTAA